One Aegilops tauschii subsp. strangulata cultivar AL8/78 chromosome 2, Aet v6.0, whole genome shotgun sequence genomic window, TAGCTTTCTACAAGTAGCTGAAAGCATGGTCGCAACAGAAAGCTTTGTAAGAGCTCAGTTTCCTACTTGGAAGTTGGAACTAAGGAAGTGTTAGATCAGGCCTTAAAAATGATATATTCAAATTAGTTGATGATGTTTATAAAAAATGTAGTGTTTTCACTGACGCATCATACATATTTTCCTTTTTTCAGCTGTCCCTGCAATTGACACAAGTGGCATAGCATTCCTCATTGACCTAAAGAAATCAACAGAGAAACATGGCCTAGAGGTATactcatcatatatatgaaaagTTAATATCTCTAGTTCACATTTTGCCAAAAAAAAAACACTTGTTCACAAGCTATCAGTTAAATTATGTGGCAAATTTACCTTTTTCTCTCCTTTCGCAGCTTGTACTTGTGAATCCAACTGGAGAGGTCATGGAGAAAATACAACGAGCGAATGACGCACACGATCATTTCAGGCCGGACTGCCTGTATTTGACCACTGGAGAAGCAATCGCTTCACTTTCTGGATTTGCCAAGATGGCAACACCTTAGAGTGGTTTTGCCGAATTGCCATTTTGATCATCTGATTGCAATGTTAAATTTGCATTGCCTTCTCATCAGTGAAAGTGCCTGCAACAAAGCATTTCACAAGTTTGTTTGTAGCTATCTTCAGTGCCCTTCAAGTCTATGTGATGGAAATTAGGTGCTTGAAATATGTACATTCAAGGTTTCCCATCAACATGAGTTCTCGCAAACTTTTGTACTTCGGTGTTAAGAAATAGTGGATATTTAACTATAGAAACTGTAACTGAATTACTTTTATTTACTTTCACATGGTTCTACATGACCCATTAGCATAGGGCATACGTATATAGCTACAATTCAGAGTTCCCAATTGACACTTGATTTGCAGTATGGCACCAAAACTAATAATAGTAACTGCAACATTTCACCATATAAGCAAAATCATCTTGGAATTTCAGATGATTGGTTGAACTCTTTTTCCAAGCTGTACAGCCTAGTTCCTTCGCTACCTTTGCTTCCCTTGTATGACTGATCATTTATAGCATTCTGGTTCTCTCTTGTGATATGAGAACTGAGATTGACCTTTAAGTTCTGCACATCTTCAAGTGTTGTCTCCACTTGTCTCATTGTAGGCCTTTCTTCACCTTTTAAACGTAAGCATGCTTCTGTGAGTCTTGCAACCACCTCAGCATCTTCGGCCCCTCCCTCCTCAACAATTTGTGTATCTAGAATATCTAAGAATCGATTGTCCCTTATAAGTGACACGAAATGTGATGCAAGGCTTGTGCTTTCCGACGAATGAGAAGAAAAAACTGGTGTCACCCTCGTCAGTAGGTCTGCTAGGATAACACCAAAGCTGTAAACATCGCTCTTCTCCGTGAGTCGACTGGTATAGTAGTATTCAGGATCAAGGTAACCATAAGTTCCTTGGACGGCTGTAAGTATTCCTGTCTCATCTATTGCAATTGACCTTGAAGCTCCAAaatctgatacttttgctgttaaAGTATCAGTAAGCAATATATTTGCGCATTTGATATCTCTATGGTATACTGATATGGAAGCAGCAGAGTGCAGATATGCAATAGCCCTTGCAGTCTCCAATGCAATTTTCAATCTATCTTTCCATGACAAAGGCTTCTCACTTTGGCCATGGAGATGAAATGAGAGAGTTCCATTTGATATAAACTCGTAAACAAGTAGAGGAACTTCTGTCTCGAGGCAGCAACCAAAAAGATTCACCACATTCCTATGGTTTGTCTGTGAAAGTATGACAACCTCATTTATGAACTGGTCGATTTCCCTTTGAACTACAATTTTAGCCTTCTTGATGGCCACCACATGTTGATCAGATAAGATGCCTTTGTAGACAGTGCCATGGCCACCGCCACCAAGGATGCGATTCTGGTCAAATTTGTTGGTTGCTTGCTCCAGCTCTTCCAAGCTGAAAATCCTCGTTCTTTCTGCTATGTCTTTGTTTGAAGAGATTAGCTGTTGCAGAAGCAATCCATGATTTTTCTTGAAGAACTTTTGTCTCAACTTCTTGGCTCTTCGTTGCTTGAGTTTATTGGTGATTTTGGCAATACCCAGAAGTGCAAACAGTATGCCAGAACCAGCACTAATTGCAATTACAGTAATCAGACCTGCCCAAAATGTAACGTTTTAAccaaaaataaaaacaaaatacagtaGCATTTTATATAGACGGTATAGTATACTATTGTATTTTTGAACTGGTGAAAACTGTAGGGGATGGTGACCCCATTAACCATTGCTGCCCTGTCTGCGACCAAGATGAACTCTGCCGAAGATGCAAAATGCTGAAAGTGGCTGAAGTGCTTGTGAACATGGTGCCGCCGAACAGAACCCATGAGACGGGCAGCAAGGAACAATGCCATTATAGTCTCGTCAAACCAATTTATTCTATGGGATATCATGGTCAGCTAAATACACGTGCATTGCTATcggaaaaaaaaaggaaaacctACAAGTTATCAGGTGCTCATGGTGTTGGGCTGGTTGAATGAGTGGAAGCATAATTTTCTTATTCTATACAGTGGCATTTGCGGCAATTTCATTGCAACTTTGGTGGCAAATAGGTGGAGTTGTGCTTCCATCTACACTGTATTTCATATGAAATGGCTCGTGTCTAGAGGGGAGGAGGTTAATGGACCAACCTCGCCAACTCATATCTTTATAGGAGTACAGAAACTTCTAAGGACCTTAACTATCACTAGCGTAAGTCTTATATCTGATGATTGAGTTGTATGTGTACCTGGGAGGCTCGTGATACCTTTCTTTGCAAGGCATCGGTACGTCCCCGGCACATTGATGCATGTTCCATGGCATGGATAAATATCTGGCCGTTGGCACTCATCAATATCTGAAAAGAGAGCACAAAAATACAGTGTTGAAAACACAAAGATATAAGCGTAAACACACATTTTGCTCACAAAGTAGGCATGGACAAATCTAATATGTTCAAAGTGCAGTTAAAACATCAAAGTCAGACGAAATTAACAACTAAAATCCCCGACGAGCAACATGGTCCCTGGCTATAACAAGTGCAAGAACACAACAAGTAGTAATATATACCTTGGCATCCATTTGCGATGTAAGGGTTGCCCTCGTATCCAATTTATTCTATGGGATATCATGGTCAGCTAAATACACGTGCATTGCTATcggaaaaaaaaaggaaaacctACAAGTTATCAGGTGCTCATGGTGTTGGGCTGGTTGAATGAGTGGAAGCATAATTTTCTTATTCTATACAGTGGCATTTGCGGCAATTTCATTGCAACTTTGGTGGCAAATAGGTGGAGTTGTGCTTCCATCTACACTGTATTTCATATGAAATGGCTCGTGTCTAGAGGGGAGGAGGTTAATGGACCAACCTCGCCAACTCATATCTTTATAGGAGTACAGAAACTTCTAAGGACCTTAACTATCACTAGCGTAAGTCTTATATCTGATGATTGAGTTGTATGTGTACCTGGGAGGCTCGTGATACCTTTCTTTGCAAGGCATCGGTACGTCCCCGGCACATTGATGCAGGTTCCATGGCATGGATAAATATCTGGCCGTTGGCACTCATCAATATCTGAAAAGAGAGCACAAAAATACAGTGTTGAAAACACAAAGATATAAGCGTAAACACACATTTTGCTCACAAAGTAGGCATGGACAAATCTAATATGTTCAAAGTGCAGTTAAAACATCAAAGTCAGACGAAATTAACAACTAAAATCCCCGACGAGCAACATGGTCCCTGGCTATAACAAGTGCAAGAACACAACAAGTAGTAATATATACCTTGGCATCCATTTGCGATGTAAGGGTTGCCCTCGTATCCTTTGGAGCAGTTGCACCGTGCCTTTTGGATATAAAGACCATCTGCGACTATGAAGCAGTTTACACTTATGGATCCCCTGTGTTCATATAAGTCAAAGTCATCCCATCCCCAGTACAACTGCCCATCATATCCCACATGAAGCGACCATTCTAGCACCGTTGGAATCAACGTGGAATCAACAATCTTATGTGGGTTGTCAAAGTAATTCAACTGCAGCATGGGCCCCTCTCCGGTCAACCACTCTTGGTCAGCTATGAACACCGCTCCATATCCCAACGAATCACCGGTTCTCCGGTTCAAAGCACCAAACTGGAGGTCATAGGACGGGAAATCTAGCCGTGCGATGGGTGTCTGGCAGCAGCCAACACCAGAACATGAGGTGTCGCTCACCCCCGGTCCGTCAGCACAATACACGGCACAGACACTAAGATAGTCGCCAAAAGAGGCAAAGAGGCTGGCTAAGACATTGCATCCCATAGCAACGAACCGGTTGTGACCGATGGACACTCTCAGGGGGGCCTCATCCGTCAGGCCAGCGGACCACATGCCATCTGATTGATTAGAGCTTGTGTTCAGCCAGATACTCACCATCTTGCTGTGGATCCGCACCGTACCATCCGTGAGAGAAATATCAACCACTTCCGCGCCATCACCCACCAACAGCTTCGGTGGCTGGTGCGTATCGTCGCACGTGAGGTTGAAGCCCGCGCGGAAGCACCCTTGCCGGAGGCCGAAAGGGTAGGGGACAGCTATGCTGCCACATACCTCCGGGCAACCAGGCAAGGCTATTGGAGCTGCTAATGTTGCCACTATAAGCTGGAGTGTTAATGCTGCAATACTGGTGCATAACTTTGCTTTTTGGAAAGGAGAAGAGGAGAACAGCCCCATCTTGCAAACATGTCTCTTTGGTGCAAGGAGAAGGGGCCTATTTAGCGCGCACTCTTCTCTGGAAAATCTATGCCATTGTGAACAGCTGGGCCGGTGGATGTTAAAGAGTTATGTGGTAATCTTTTGTATTATTTGGAAATCGTGTCCAACCTGTCTATGCCAACAATGACCTTGGTGGACTGGAGGCATCGGTCAATATGTTGGTCATTGGTCGCACCGTGCCATCCGGGGCAAGGAGATACGGCCATTGCCCACCAACGGATTCCGTGGACAGAGTGCGTTGGGTAGGCTGAAGCCCTCGAGGTCGCGGAAGCAGCCTCGCCGCAGGTCTTCACGAAACCAGATAATGGCAATTTCGAAAACAGGGGAGAAAAGAAAGTTTACCTCAATGCTGCTCGGCCCGCCCAGGCGCCATCCACATCCTGTTGAACCAAGAGTCTTGGCCGGAGCTGACTTAGCATTTCATCGAACAGCTCGCCTGCAGTGCCAAGACCCAAAATCGAACTGAAGAACTCTCGGCTGTGATTTATTCGCCAGAAACGTCGAGTCCTGAGTCGCTCACCATTGATTCCGATCCCCGGCGAGCACCAACCACCTCGGGAGGAAGTTATTAGCAGAGGCGGACTGCCCTGCTAGCACACGACCCCTCCGCACAGCTGCGCCGCCGGCCGACTGACTGCGGGTCACCGGGCAAATCCTATTTTCAGTTTCTGCAAACCGGCGCCTGCAGGCGCTGTAGCTGGGCTCGGCccatttctgttttttttttctttctttaaaaCGTTCAAAAATAATGCAGCCGCTGGACGTCGAAGCCGCACCCAGCTGCTTCGAGGCAAGCAAGCGCAACCACTAGGCCAACGCAGGACATGTGCTTTCTAAGCGTTTTGTTTCTATTTCTAAGCGCACAGCTCTAACCACCAGAACATCAACCTGCTGCTGCACAAACACTTCGTTttctctctttatttttttcttcagttcggttcattttttattttcctttttctcatCTTTTTTGTTTCATTCTAATGCGTGTTTTTTATAAATTCGTGAACCTTTTTCTTAATTGACGAACTTttttccaaatttgatgaaattttaaaaaaaatcaatgatttgttttcaaattcgatgaacttttttcaaatgtGATGAACTTTTTCTCAAAACCGGTGAACTTTTTTCTCAAATTGAATGAAccttttccaaaattgatgaaattttttcaaatcaaatgaactttttccaaaattgatgaacttttttcaaatccagtgaacttttttcaaaatcgatgaactgtTTTTGAAGATTGGTAAACTTTTTCCATTTTTATGAGTTTTTTGTTTTAAATTCGTCAACGTTTTTTTGTGAACGGTTTTTTTAATTCCTAGGATACACATATTTTTTGAACATTCAATGGTCAACTGGTCAGACCGGTCAATTGGTGAACTTTTTTCCTCAAATTAGTGAACTTGTTCTAATTCAAATAGCGCAGCTAGAGTAGTTGTTAAATTGTGCGCGCTGCATTCATTCAGTAGTAAGAGGGTGGTGTAGCGGTAGCAAGTGTATTGGTCAATAGTTGCGGCCTGAGTTCGATTCCCCACGATGCCCTTTTTTTGGTGGTATTTTCGCCCTACAGTATTGCGGTACGTTACGTGtttatgggccggcccattaaggTTCTCCTGTGAGCGCCGGTTAGCTTCGCGGGCGCTTAAGGCGTCGACTAGGACCTCCCGGGTCACCGCGTACCCGCACCCGTCGTCGTGCGGGCCTACTGCCGGGCTCCGGACTGCGGGTCACCGTGCAAACAATGTACCCAAAAATTGTGCTTTTTACAATATGAAAGAATAAGCAGATAATTGTTAAATTTTCACACAAAAAACTATCCTAAGAAGGAAAGAATTAatggcattggtattacccttcaagaaaaaataaaatagaaataaaataaaacaaaatcaaaataatgaagtttcCTGAGGAAGATTGAATTGAATTAGTTGCATCGGTAGTACCATTTaagaagaaataaaagaaaaaataCAAATAGTGAAAAAGTTTGGACACGGTTTGCACAGAAATTGAGCTTTTTTATAGCATAAAAATAATAAGCATATACGTCATATTTTAAAAAAAGTTTTCTAATTAGGAATGAATTAGTGTTATCGGTATTACCCTTAAAGAATAAATAAAATGAAATGAAACTTAAACAAAATTAAAATATTGAATCCTAAGAATGAGTTAGTTTCATTGGTTTACCCTTTAccaagaaataaaataaaaaataatgatTTTTTTGCAAACAATTAATATAGAAATTGCGCATTTTCATAATATGCAAGAACAAGAATATAATAGTGGAATTTCCACAAAAAGGGAAGTATCCTAAAAGATATGAATTTGTGACATTGGTTTTATCATTAAAGAAGAAATGAAATAAAAGAGAAATTCcctaaaaataattaaaataccAAAGTTTCCAAGAAAGTATGCATTGATGGCATTGGTATTACTCTTTCAGGAAAAAGTAAATAAAATGAAAACAATAAGGTTTTCTAAGGAATAATGAATTAGTGACATTGGTATTATTACCTTTTaagaagaaataaaataaaataaaactaattcaaaATAAAAACAATGAGATTTTGTAAGgaagaatgaattagtgacaTTGGTATTCCCTTTTATAAAacaataaattaaaaaaattaaacAATGAAAAAATTTGCACATAATATACACAAAAAAATGCTCTTTTTTATAATATGCAAAAATAAGCATACGATTGTGCATTTTTTCAAAAAAGAAATTTCCTAAGAacgaatgaattagtggcattggtattacccttaagatgaaataaaataaaataataaccaagtaaaattcaaaataatgaagttttatAAGGAAAATTGAATTAGTGACATTGGCAATACCCTTTTAAGAAGaaataaaatgaaataaaaactAATTGAAAAGTTACCTAATAAATTTTTATAACAAACAATGAGTTAGTACCATCGGTATTTCACTTTAATAATAAAtataataaaaaataaaaaatattatacataattttacactaaaatTGCACTTTTGTAGTATGCAAACAATTATGTAATAGTGTAATTTTCGCACATATTGATTATTTGTACATTTACTTACACTCACCCAACATCGCAAAAATATGtacaaaagaagaagaaaatgaagaaaaacaaataataaaagaagaacacataaaaacagaaaaaa contains:
- the LOC109758997 gene encoding wall-associated receptor kinase-like 8 isoform X2, which encodes MGLFSSSPFQKAKLCTSIAALTLQLIVATLAAPIALPGCPEVCGSIAVPYPFGLRQGCFRAGFNLTCDDTHQPPKLLVGDGAEVVDISLTDGTVRIHSKMVSIWLNTSSNQSDGMWSAGLTDEAPLRVSIGHNRFVAMGCNVLASLFASFGDYLSVCAVYCADGPGVSDTSCSGVGCCQTPIARLDFPSYDLQFGALNRRTGDSLGYGAVFIADQEWLTGEGPMLQLNYFDNPHKIVDSTLIPTVLEWSLHVGYDGQLYWGWDDFDLYEHRGSISVNCFIVADGLYIQKARCNCSKGYEGNPYIANGCQDIDECQRPDIYPCHGTCINVPGTYRCLAKKGITSLPGLITVIAISAGSGILFALLGIAKITNKLKQRRAKKLRQKFFKKNHGLLLQQLISSNKDIAERTRIFSLEELEQATNKFDQNRILGGGGHGTVYKGILSDQHVVAIKKAKIVVQREIDQFINEVVILSQTNHRNVVNLFGCCLETEVPLLVYEFISNGTLSFHLHGQSEKPLSWKDRLKIALETARAIAYLHSAASISVYHRDIKCANILLTDTLTAKVSDFGASRSIAIDETGILTAVQGTYGYLDPEYYYTSRLTEKSDVYSFGVILADLLTRVTPVFSSHSSESTSLASHFVSLIRDNRFLDILDTQIVEEGGAEDAEVVARLTEACLRLKGEERPTMRQVETTLEDVQNLKVNLSSHITRENQNAINDQSYKGSKGSEGTRLYSLEKEFNQSSEIPR
- the LOC109758997 gene encoding wall-associated receptor kinase-like 8 isoform X1, with the translated sequence MGLFSSSPFQKAKLCTSIAALTLQLIVATLAAPIALPGCPEVCGSIAVPYPFGLRQGCFRAGFNLTCDDTHQPPKLLVGDGAEVVDISLTDGTVRIHSKMVSIWLNTSSNQSDGMWSAGLTDEAPLRVSIGHNRFVAMGCNVLASLFASFGDYLSVCAVYCADGPGVSDTSCSGVGCCQTPIARLDFPSYDLQFGALNRRTGDSLGYGAVFIADQEWLTGEGPMLQLNYFDNPHKIVDSTLIPTVLEWSLHVGYDGQLYWGWDDFDLYEHRGSISVNCFIVADGLYIQKARCNCSKGYEGNPYIANGCQDIDECQRPDIYPCHGTCINVPGTYRCLAKKGITSLPDIDECQRPDIYPCHGTCINVPGTYRCLAKKGITSLPGLITVIAISAGSGILFALLGIAKITNKLKQRRAKKLRQKFFKKNHGLLLQQLISSNKDIAERTRIFSLEELEQATNKFDQNRILGGGGHGTVYKGILSDQHVVAIKKAKIVVQREIDQFINEVVILSQTNHRNVVNLFGCCLETEVPLLVYEFISNGTLSFHLHGQSEKPLSWKDRLKIALETARAIAYLHSAASISVYHRDIKCANILLTDTLTAKVSDFGASRSIAIDETGILTAVQGTYGYLDPEYYYTSRLTEKSDVYSFGVILADLLTRVTPVFSSHSSESTSLASHFVSLIRDNRFLDILDTQIVEEGGAEDAEVVARLTEACLRLKGEERPTMRQVETTLEDVQNLKVNLSSHITRENQNAINDQSYKGSKGSEGTRLYSLEKEFNQSSEIPR